The genome window GAAGCTATAAAATGGTTAGATGATGTAACTGGGGTTTTACTTGTTATGGATGCTACTGAAGATCCTTTAACACAGGCTAATATTACGATTATAGGTAATTTGGAAGCGCGTAAAATTCCTTTTGTAATTGTTGCCAATAAAACTGATTTACCTGAATCATCATCTGAGCGAATAATCTCAGTGTTTCCACAGCATACGGTGGTTCCTATCTCAGCTTTGCATGGTGAAAATACTGGTGAATTATACATGGCAATGGTGCGAAAATTCAAATGATAGTGTATACATATAATTAATACAATGTAGGGGTCTAAAAAATGGAAGGATTAAAAATGGATTTTCTATCTTCTGATGCTCTGGAAGAAAAGAGCAGCATGGAAAAAATTTCCATGATAATAGACAGAGTGAAAGAGGGAGATATACTCGTTATAGAGGGAGGATTAACTCCTTCTGAAGAAGCAGAACTCATTGAGTCTACTATGAGGGAGATAGATATTGAAAACTTTGTGGGTATTGATATATACACTCTTGAAAAAGATGAGCGAACTTTTTTCGGGTTTTCCAAAAAGAAAACAGTTGGTCTGACAATCATTGGACCTGCTAATGTTATGAGGTCCGTTAAGAAAAAATCAAACTTCTTATCAATGATAGCGGAAATTGGTGATTCTAGTGCATCAGTGCATTAAATGCGGCGCTAAACTCAAGTCATCTGAAGAAATTCTCAAAGGCTGCCCTAAATGTGGAAGTACTTACTTTAAGTACTCTAGTGAAGGAAAGGAAAAGAAAATTGAAGTGGATGTGGAGAAGGGGGAATCCATTGAAACTATCATGGTAAAACAGCATGGGATTTATGAAGTTAATTTAACCCCTCTTTTAGAAGACGATTCCATAATTGTCTCTGACGAGGAAGGTAAATATGTAATTGATTTAAATTTCCTTTTAAAAAAGAGAATGAAAGAAAAACAGAAATCTAACGAAGTTTAGATTTTGAAATTTTTTCAATGTATTTTTATTTATGAATATTTTTTTATCTCAAATTAACAATTTCACATTTTCCTGAAGGAAGTACACGGATAATATCATCCAGGGTTAAAATTTTCTCTTCGTCGATTCTTTTTAAGATTTCTCGAGCCATAGCTTCTTTCTTATTGTAGCCGGGTTTAATGATTACATAATTTTCAGAATGTTTTTTCAAAGATTCCACTGGCCCAGCCATAACTCTCGGACCATTATAATCCACTATTCCAACTGCAATCATTACATCAGCTCCCCTAATATAATTTCTACTACCTCGAATAATGAATGCTCCTTTAGCCACAAATTCTCCAGACTGGGGGGTTTTAGAAACCTGGTCTGGATTCACCCAGTAAATGTCCTGTGAACTAAATCCTTTAGACCAAGCACTGGAAAAAGAAGCACCGAATTCTGCGGCTTCTTGGATGGTACTTTCCGGTATTTCTCTACCCTCACTTTTTATTATCACTGAAGGTGCCCCGTGTATATCCGAGTGAAGGTAGATGTCATGGGGTTCCATGTGTTTTTTTACCACGATTTCGTTGGTATGGGCATCGCGCCCACCAATAACTAAGAAATCATCAGATGAAATAAACCACCTCAATTTCTCATACCATTTGAGTTCTTTTTTCACCCGTTTTTGAGGGACCATTATCCTCTCCAAAGCAAATTCTTTCTTCTTTTTGACTGTTTCCAGTTCCTTTTTGGTTTTTTCAATAGCAATCAAAACGCCTTTAATTTTCCGTTTTGCTTTTTTAGCTTTTTCATAATAAGTTTCAGCATTTTCTGGAATTGGAATTTTACTATCAATTAAAATACGGGTTTCATCAAGGATCAGCATTAAATTACCTAATTTGTCCAGTGATTCAACCAGTTGGACTTCTTCCATGTCTTTTTTACGGGCGTTTTTTAAGATTTTTGATATTTCCATCCAGGAATATGTTTTTCTGGCATTTGATATAACATTCAATACATTCTCCACTTCAGAATAATGAGCATATAATAAATCCCCTTTTAGGGTAGATTCTTTAATAGTTTTCTTGAAATTTTCAAGGGTATCTTCCTGAATTTGTAATCTTTTAGCGTATTTATTGACTTCTTTCCCCCAGATATTTTCTTGAATGTTTTTAATCTCATTGCGTACTTTGGCACTGAAAAACTCATCAGCTGCTTCGTTATAATTATCAAAAACTTGCTTATTATTATCCGAATATATTTTTAATTCTAATGGGAGAACGTCTTCTTTACCATTAGAGACTATATTTGGTGTGAATTTGAATTCATTTAATGGCTTAAATAAATCTATTATAACCCGGTAAATACTTTCAATATCTGTGGCACTGACTTCATTTGCAGGAATATTTTTATCTAAAGCGGATCTAAACACTATCTCCTCAGCATATATGCCTCCAAGACCGTTTCGAGCTAGAGTCCTGATTAAATCTCTATCGGATTGTGCGAAAATCGATTCTAACTCAGATTTCTCAATTTGCAGAGGGTTAATTCCTCTGCTGGGAGGATGTTTATATTCTTCTTTAGATGTTATCTTCCTATCACTCCACATTTTCCTTTTTAAAGGTAATATTATCTGATTTTCTTGATTTAAAAGAATAACATTTCCTTTAGCAAATAATTCCACCACTAGAGTATAATCTTCTTCTCTTGAAATGGTAATCTCCACAACTCTATCAAATTTATGTTGTTTGACTTCCTTGACAATACCTCCTTTGAGATATTTTCGAAGTAGCATGGGAAAAGATGGAGGTATCTTTGGATTATCCATGGGGTATTGTGTTTTATGTAGCCGCGCACCTGCTTGAAAAACTACATCAACTCTTCCCTGTCCTTTAACATGGAATCTTATGATAACTGTATCTTTAGTGGGTTGAAATGATTTATCAACACGTGAACCTTTTAATAGTTCATTGAGTTCATGGCAAATAGCAAATATATCGACGTTGGACATGGTCTTCATTGAAACACCTGATTAAATATAATGGAATAAAATAATAATTTAAAAAAACTAATTTAGTTCATGGTTTATAATCATAGCTTTTTTAAGGGAGTATGTAATATATTAATTAAACTTTTAAATTATATAGTTTAATTAGTATTTATTGTTAGTTTAAAAGAAATTATAAATCAAGATAATTAATTAATTTATGGAGAAAATAATATGGAAGTAGATGCTAAATTAGCAAGTATTCACGCAGTTTCAGGAGCTTTAGCAGCTTATATCTCTTTTACAATGTCTAATGGATCAATACCTGCATTGGGGCAAAACCAAGCTTTAGGAACATTCGCAGGACTAATTATATTGATCATTGTTGGTAAATTATCTGAAACACTCTTTGGTAAAGAAGAAGTCGGTGGTTTCAAAGGATGGCTATGGAGCGGAATTATTCCTTTTGCCTTTATATGGTTTATGGTATGGGCTATGTTAATTACTATGACTGGTAATTATTAAATCCTTTTTTTCCAACTTACTTTTCTATAATACTTATTTTTTAAAATAAAATTTTATAAAATATTGATTTTAATATAAAAATGTTCTTTGTTACAGTGCCCAGTAGAAAATCCAGACAAATACAAAGAAAAGTGCAA of Methanobacterium alcaliphilum contains these proteins:
- a CDS encoding DUF2073 domain-containing protein yields the protein MEGLKMDFLSSDALEEKSSMEKISMIIDRVKEGDILVIEGGLTPSEEAELIESTMREIDIENFVGIDIYTLEKDERTFFGFSKKKTVGLTIIGPANVMRSVKKKSNFLSMIAEIGDSSASVH
- a CDS encoding Zn-ribbon domain-containing protein, producing the protein MHQCIKCGAKLKSSEEILKGCPKCGSTYFKYSSEGKEKKIEVDVEKGESIETIMVKQHGIYEVNLTPLLEDDSIIVSDEEGKYVIDLNFLLKKRMKEKQKSNEV
- the rqcH gene encoding ribosome rescue protein RqcH produces the protein MKTMSNVDIFAICHELNELLKGSRVDKSFQPTKDTVIIRFHVKGQGRVDVVFQAGARLHKTQYPMDNPKIPPSFPMLLRKYLKGGIVKEVKQHKFDRVVEITISREEDYTLVVELFAKGNVILLNQENQIILPLKRKMWSDRKITSKEEYKHPPSRGINPLQIEKSELESIFAQSDRDLIRTLARNGLGGIYAEEIVFRSALDKNIPANEVSATDIESIYRVIIDLFKPLNEFKFTPNIVSNGKEDVLPLELKIYSDNNKQVFDNYNEAADEFFSAKVRNEIKNIQENIWGKEVNKYAKRLQIQEDTLENFKKTIKESTLKGDLLYAHYSEVENVLNVISNARKTYSWMEISKILKNARKKDMEEVQLVESLDKLGNLMLILDETRILIDSKIPIPENAETYYEKAKKAKRKIKGVLIAIEKTKKELETVKKKKEFALERIMVPQKRVKKELKWYEKLRWFISSDDFLVIGGRDAHTNEIVVKKHMEPHDIYLHSDIHGAPSVIIKSEGREIPESTIQEAAEFGASFSSAWSKGFSSQDIYWVNPDQVSKTPQSGEFVAKGAFIIRGSRNYIRGADVMIAVGIVDYNGPRVMAGPVESLKKHSENYVIIKPGYNKKEAMAREILKRIDEEKILTLDDIIRVLPSGKCEIVNLR
- a CDS encoding DUF5379 domain-containing protein, which codes for MEVDAKLASIHAVSGALAAYISFTMSNGSIPALGQNQALGTFAGLIILIIVGKLSETLFGKEEVGGFKGWLWSGIIPFAFIWFMVWAMLITMTGNY